From Enhydrobacter sp., the proteins below share one genomic window:
- a CDS encoding helix-turn-helix domain-containing protein — protein sequence MTKAKKLTGQPKFTSLEEVEGEVLATRPDVRKIWDETASRRSLSMKLVGLRRSAGLAQSDIAARTGWDKAFVSRLESARGGFPDIATVNRYAEVCGATVGFVFASPIDATHVRIVDAVALDFKGGGAHPDPFEGLKDTQLALNEAYERDGSA from the coding sequence ATGACCAAGGCGAAGAAGTTGACCGGTCAGCCGAAATTTACCTCCCTCGAAGAAGTGGAAGGTGAAGTACTGGCGACGCGGCCGGATGTTCGGAAAATTTGGGACGAAACGGCGTCGCGGCGATCACTCAGCATGAAACTGGTCGGCCTGCGCAGAAGTGCAGGTTTGGCCCAGAGCGACATTGCTGCCCGCACCGGCTGGGACAAGGCGTTCGTTTCCAGGCTCGAGAGTGCGCGCGGCGGCTTTCCGGACATCGCTACCGTCAATCGCTACGCAGAAGTATGTGGGGCAACCGTGGGATTCGTGTTTGCCTCACCGATCGATGCGACTCACGTGCGCATCGTGGACGCCGTTGCCCTGGACTTCAAAGGAGGCGGAGCCCATCCGGATCCGTTCGAAGGGCTCAAAGACACGCAACTCGCCCTGAACGAAGCCTACGAGCGCGACGGGAGCGCCTGA
- a CDS encoding enoyl-CoA hydratase — MSAAPNEPVLLRRDEGRVAILTLNRPRAMNALSGELIDALQAEFDKLAKDRGVRCVVVEAAGDRAFSTGHDLREVAALAGRDAAHDLVRRCSAMMLAIRNLPQPVIAKVQAVATAAGCQLVAACDLAVASSAATFATSGIVNGLFCGTPSVAVGRTVGPKRALDMLLTGQFVDAATALRDGLVSRVVAPADLDRETLDLANRIASQPPGQIAAGKAMFHRHMEMDVARAYGFATDFMADALQTEDARAGIDAFVGKKPGPEWTGR; from the coding sequence ATGTCAGCCGCTCCCAACGAACCGGTCCTGCTGCGACGCGACGAGGGTCGGGTCGCCATCCTGACCCTCAACCGTCCACGCGCCATGAATGCCCTCTCGGGCGAGCTTATAGACGCGCTGCAGGCGGAATTCGACAAGCTCGCCAAGGACCGCGGCGTACGCTGCGTGGTGGTCGAGGCGGCGGGCGATCGCGCCTTCTCGACGGGACACGACCTGCGCGAGGTCGCCGCACTCGCCGGCCGCGACGCCGCGCACGATCTGGTGCGGCGCTGCTCGGCGATGATGCTCGCGATCCGCAACCTGCCGCAGCCGGTGATCGCCAAGGTCCAGGCGGTGGCGACGGCCGCCGGCTGCCAGCTCGTCGCCGCCTGCGACCTCGCCGTCGCGTCGAGCGCGGCGACCTTCGCCACCTCGGGCATCGTCAACGGCCTGTTCTGCGGCACGCCGTCGGTGGCGGTCGGCCGCACCGTCGGCCCCAAGCGTGCGCTCGACATGCTGCTCACCGGCCAGTTCGTCGATGCCGCGACGGCGCTGCGCGACGGCCTCGTGAGCCGCGTGGTCGCGCCGGCCGACCTCGATCGCGAGACGCTCGATCTCGCCAACCGCATCGCCAGCCAGCCGCCCGGCCAGATCGCGGCGGGCAAGGCGATGTTCCACAGGCACATGGAAATGGACGTGGCGCGCGCCTACGGCTTCGCCACCGACTTCATGGCGGACGCACTGCAGACCGAGGACGCGCGAGCCGGTATCGACGCCTTCGTCGGCAAGAAGCCCGGGCCGGAATGGACGGGGCGGTGA
- a CDS encoding PaaI family thioesterase: MTTNKTYGTVPAERRRQMSGLEFVRGLVNGTLPLNTIARTLGYDIVEADKGRVVITAQPNADLLNPSGTVHGGLSATLLDSCMGLAVLTTLDKGLAQTTLEFKISFMRPVTPETGTIRAEGIVLNSGRRVGTAEGRLTDGQGRLLAHATTTCLVFEA; encoded by the coding sequence ATGACCACTAACAAGACCTACGGAACCGTCCCGGCGGAGCGGCGCCGGCAGATGAGCGGGCTCGAGTTCGTGCGCGGGCTGGTGAACGGCACGCTGCCGCTCAACACCATTGCCAGGACCCTGGGCTACGACATCGTCGAGGCCGACAAAGGGCGCGTGGTGATAACGGCGCAGCCGAATGCCGATCTCCTCAATCCCTCAGGCACGGTGCATGGCGGCCTGTCGGCGACGCTGCTCGACAGCTGCATGGGGCTCGCCGTCCTGACGACGCTGGACAAGGGGCTCGCCCAGACCACGCTCGAGTTCAAGATCTCCTTCATGCGTCCGGTCACGCCCGAGACCGGGACGATCAGGGCGGAGGGCATCGTCTTGAACAGCGGACGACGCGTCGGCACCGCCGAGGGTCGCCTTACGGACGGTCAGGGCCGCCTGCTCGCCCATGCCACGACGACGTGTTTGGTCTTCGAGGCCTGA
- a CDS encoding PaaI family thioesterase — translation MPAMTVDALHRFLKEAFPQAPQGISIEHLTDTTIRVRQKTAERHLRPGGTISGPTLMAMVDCGFYLLLLGRLGPVALAVTTNLNINFMRKPEPADLLGEGRLMKLGKTLAVGDFTIWSEGKVDPVAHATVTYAIPPRS, via the coding sequence ATGCCGGCGATGACTGTCGATGCACTGCACAGGTTCCTCAAGGAGGCGTTCCCGCAGGCGCCGCAGGGCATCTCGATCGAGCATCTCACCGACACGACGATCCGGGTGCGCCAGAAGACGGCGGAGCGGCATTTGCGTCCGGGCGGCACGATCTCCGGGCCGACCCTGATGGCGATGGTCGATTGCGGCTTCTATCTGCTGCTGCTCGGGCGGCTCGGTCCGGTCGCGCTGGCGGTGACGACCAACCTCAACATCAACTTCATGCGCAAGCCCGAGCCCGCCGATCTGCTGGGCGAGGGCCGGCTGATGAAGCTCGGCAAGACGCTGGCGGTCGGCGACTTCACGATCTGGAGCGAAGGCAAGGTCGACCCCGTGGCGCACGCCACCGTCACCTATGCGATTCCGCCACGGTCCTAG
- a CDS encoding NADH:flavin oxidoreductase/NADH oxidase: protein MAKPLLFEPISIRDVTLKNRVVVAPMHQYSADKGFATDWHLMNAGRYAAGGAGLVIMESTKVERRGCGTVGDLGIWDDAFIPGLQRCVEFIRRHNAVPGIQLGHSGRKARRFRPWEGGAPLKNSPDVWDWEGWELVSSSAINSPESDPAPRALTRAEIPEVIERWGQGARRAHEAGFDVLDLHMAHGYLIHQFLSPFSNVRNDEYGGSELNRMRFAIEVVESVRAHWPASKPLFVRLSVEDDSGWGPDQSVALARILKPKGVDVIDCSSGGMRGSPVVSAGPVTYGYQVPYAERLKKDADILSMAVGLIVHADQAERILREGRADLIALARELLYNPNWPMDAAQKLGVDAQFGSVPPAQAYWLAKRAQSVKSVVPSTYMKGLGAGD from the coding sequence ATGGCGAAGCCGCTGCTGTTCGAACCGATTTCGATCCGGGACGTGACGCTGAAGAACCGGGTCGTGGTGGCGCCGATGCACCAGTATTCGGCGGACAAGGGCTTCGCCACCGACTGGCACCTGATGAACGCCGGCCGCTATGCAGCCGGCGGCGCCGGACTGGTGATCATGGAATCGACCAAGGTCGAGCGCCGCGGCTGCGGCACGGTCGGCGATCTCGGCATCTGGGACGACGCCTTCATCCCCGGCCTGCAACGCTGCGTCGAGTTCATCCGCCGGCACAATGCCGTGCCCGGCATCCAGCTCGGCCATTCCGGCCGCAAGGCGCGCCGCTTCCGGCCGTGGGAAGGCGGCGCGCCGTTGAAGAACTCCCCTGATGTCTGGGATTGGGAGGGCTGGGAACTCGTCTCGTCGAGTGCGATCAATTCGCCGGAGAGCGATCCCGCGCCGCGCGCGCTCACGCGGGCCGAGATCCCCGAAGTGATCGAGCGCTGGGGGCAGGGGGCGCGGCGCGCCCATGAGGCGGGCTTCGATGTGCTCGACCTCCACATGGCGCATGGCTACCTGATCCACCAGTTCCTCTCGCCGTTCTCCAACGTGCGCAACGACGAATACGGCGGCAGCGAGCTCAACCGCATGCGCTTCGCCATAGAGGTGGTGGAGAGCGTGCGCGCGCACTGGCCGGCTTCCAAGCCGCTGTTCGTGCGGCTCTCGGTCGAGGACGATTCGGGCTGGGGCCCGGACCAGAGCGTGGCGCTGGCGAGGATCCTCAAGCCCAAGGGTGTCGACGTGATCGACTGCAGCTCGGGCGGCATGCGCGGCTCGCCGGTGGTGAGCGCCGGGCCGGTGACCTACGGCTACCAAGTGCCCTATGCCGAGCGCCTGAAGAAGGACGCCGACATCCTCAGCATGGCGGTCGGGCTGATCGTGCATGCCGACCAGGCCGAGCGCATCCTGCGGGAGGGGCGGGCCGACCTGATCGCGCTCGCCCGCGAGCTGCTCTACAACCCGAACTGGCCGATGGACGCGGCGCAGAAGCTCGGGGTCGACGCGCAGTTCGGCTCGGTGCCGCCGGCGCAGGCCTATTGGCTCGCCAAGCGGGCGCAGTCGGTGAAGAGCGTCGTGCCCTCGACCTACATGAAGGGCCTCGGCGCCGGCGACTAG
- a CDS encoding NtaA/DmoA family FMN-dependent monooxygenase (This protein belongs to a clade of FMN-dependent monooxygenases, within a broader family of flavin-dependent oxidoreductases, the luciferase-like monooxygenase (LMM) family, some of whose members use coenzyme F420 rather than FMN.) has translation MTGRPFHLAWFLQGSSAQAWGEAWTGHIGTGWMRPELFLDLARSLERACFDYVLLEDSSYVGESFGGSTEIYLKKGLSVPRQDPSVVAALMTQVTSRIGIVPTFGTYAYHPYLLARLVATLDQVSGGRIGWNAVTGSSDIAAMNFGMQGMPEHDLRYEMADEYMEVCRGLWGSWEPGAIVADRRGGILVDPSKVHAVNHDGRYFRTRGPLNSGPAPQGQPVIAQAGGSPRGRRFAATHADTIVVHAKGIEAMKAYRDDVHRYMVAQGRKPADCKILFLINPILGETTEEALERRKARQALSMVKIDERLAHFGKVTNIDFGRFDLDKPLPDDVTTNGHQQNLEQFRKVAAGRSIRETMASYNAVDLSIELVGTCDAVAARMGEVMQEVGGDGYLFSMPNVHRRTLAEIEDGLVPALQDRGLVRKAYEHAHFRDNLLAF, from the coding sequence GTGACTGGCCGACCGTTTCATCTCGCATGGTTCCTCCAGGGCTCGAGCGCGCAGGCCTGGGGCGAGGCGTGGACCGGACACATCGGCACGGGCTGGATGCGGCCCGAGCTGTTCCTCGATCTCGCGCGGTCGCTCGAGCGCGCCTGCTTCGACTACGTGCTGCTCGAGGACTCTTCCTATGTCGGCGAGAGCTTCGGCGGCTCGACCGAGATCTACCTGAAGAAGGGCCTGTCGGTGCCGCGCCAGGATCCCTCGGTGGTCGCCGCGCTGATGACGCAGGTGACGTCGCGCATCGGCATCGTGCCGACCTTCGGCACCTACGCCTATCATCCCTATCTGCTGGCGCGCCTGGTGGCGACGCTCGACCAGGTTTCGGGCGGGCGCATCGGCTGGAACGCCGTGACCGGCAGTTCCGACATCGCGGCGATGAACTTCGGCATGCAAGGCATGCCCGAGCACGACCTGCGCTACGAGATGGCTGACGAATACATGGAGGTGTGCCGCGGCCTGTGGGGATCGTGGGAACCCGGCGCCATCGTCGCCGACCGTCGGGGCGGCATCCTCGTCGATCCCTCGAAGGTCCATGCGGTCAACCACGACGGCCGGTATTTCCGCACGCGCGGGCCGCTCAATTCCGGCCCGGCGCCGCAAGGCCAGCCGGTGATCGCGCAGGCCGGCGGCTCGCCGCGCGGCCGCAGGTTCGCCGCCACCCACGCCGACACCATCGTCGTGCACGCCAAGGGCATCGAGGCGATGAAGGCCTATCGCGACGACGTGCACCGCTACATGGTCGCGCAGGGCCGCAAGCCCGCCGACTGCAAGATCCTCTTCCTCATCAATCCCATCCTCGGCGAGACCACGGAGGAGGCGCTGGAGCGGCGCAAGGCGCGCCAGGCGCTGTCGATGGTGAAGATCGACGAACGGCTGGCGCATTTCGGCAAGGTGACCAACATCGACTTCGGCCGCTTCGATCTCGACAAGCCGCTGCCCGACGACGTCACCACCAACGGCCACCAGCAGAACCTCGAGCAGTTCCGCAAGGTCGCCGCCGGGCGTTCGATCCGCGAGACCATGGCGAGCTACAACGCCGTCGACCTCTCCATCGAGCTGGTCGGGACGTGCGACGCGGTCGCCGCGCGCATGGGCGAGGTCATGCAGGAGGTCGGCGGCGACGGCTATCTCTTCTCGATGCCCAACGTCCATCGCCGCACCTTGGCCGAGATCGAGGACGGGCTGGTGCCGGCGCTGCAGGACCGAGGCCTCGTACGCAAGGCCTACGAGCACGCCCACTTCCGCGACAACCTGCTGGCCTTCTAG
- a CDS encoding class II aldolase/adducin family protein has translation MDTMMQDRANMTEAEWQARCDLAALYRISDMYGWTDTINTHLSVRIPGEPKCFLINNYGDLFGEITASSLVKMDTDGNVHSKGGAFNAAGFTIHSGVYKARPDANCVMHTHTRAGTGISVLKRGLRPITQDALAVYDELAYHEYGMPASQEECDALGVTCQQGESVILRNHGLLTVGATIPGALRRMYMLERACEVEIIARSLGEEPVPIEPEVIESYGQRAKAQRASPEFGMADWRAALRQIEGRGTDWRQ, from the coding sequence ATGGACACGATGATGCAGGATCGGGCGAACATGACCGAGGCGGAGTGGCAGGCGCGCTGCGACCTCGCCGCGCTCTATCGCATCTCCGACATGTACGGCTGGACCGACACCATCAACACGCACCTGTCGGTGCGCATTCCGGGCGAGCCGAAGTGCTTCCTGATCAACAACTACGGCGACCTGTTCGGCGAGATCACGGCGTCGAGCCTGGTGAAGATGGACACCGACGGCAACGTCCACAGCAAGGGTGGCGCCTTCAACGCGGCAGGCTTCACCATCCACTCGGGCGTCTACAAGGCGCGGCCCGACGCCAACTGCGTGATGCACACCCACACCCGCGCCGGCACCGGCATCTCGGTGCTGAAGCGCGGGCTCAGGCCAATCACCCAGGATGCGCTCGCCGTCTACGACGAGCTCGCCTACCACGAATACGGCATGCCGGCCTCGCAGGAGGAATGCGACGCGCTCGGCGTGACTTGCCAGCAGGGCGAATCGGTCATCCTGCGCAACCACGGCCTGCTCACCGTCGGCGCCACCATCCCCGGGGCACTCCGGCGCATGTACATGCTGGAGCGCGCCTGTGAGGTCGAGATCATCGCCCGCAGCCTCGGCGAGGAGCCGGTGCCGATCGAGCCCGAGGTGATCGAGAGCTACGGCCAGCGCGCCAAGGCGCAGCGCGCCTCGCCGGAGTTCGGCATGGCCGACTGGCGCGCGGCGCTCCGCCAGATCGAGGGCAGGGGCACCGACTGGCGGCAGTAA